TGGCAGTTTGAATTTCGAGTAAAATCAACCAAAAAAATGTTAAGTAATAAACTAAAAAGATATAGTGGAAGGATTATTCATGCTGATATCTGATTTTACTAATACTGCCCTCATACGCGCATACTCTGAACTTCTGAAGTCTGGAGTACAACAACTATTGGCAGCCTTTGGTCATCAGGTGAAATGCACTGCCTGGGGCAATGATGATCCACATATTATCGACACCATTACAATTTTCCATTAGGAAAGAAATCACCCGTATTAACTGGTGGTAGTTGTCAACAGGCAGCAGCTTCTTGAGCATCCAGTTGGACTGGAATCCTTGGTCAAACTAAATGAATTAATTAGTTTGCTTATTAGGAGAGACAGTGGTCTCTGTCCAGAGGCCGGCACGTGACAGACCAGATCACGCGCCTCCACAGCCGAAAACGCGTCGTCAGATAAATCAAAATTCGACGGCAGCGGCGCGAGTaactttttcaaaaaaaaaacacgaACGTGTTTGCTAAATTTCACTGTTTTGTTCTTCTTTTCCCACAGATGAAACTCGGAAAGAGAATTTTATATGTCTCGATGAACACCAACGAGAATGTTGTACAGAGTGAGAAAAATAAAGCAAAAATCCATGAAAATATAGAAAAAAGGTTTCTTTAGAAAAAAATtagagagggagtgagagagtCTAGAGAGAGAATGAGGGAGGGAGGGAAAGAATTTCCAATTTTCCGGAAACTGCCTTTTGCCATACTGGAGCTCACTCTCACTCCCTCCCCACTCTTGCTTATTAATCATTCCCATGGCTTCTCTCATCCGTCCCCATCCCCAAATCCTCCAATGGCTCCTccgcctccccgcgccgccctcctcctgctgctactCCTCCTCCCGCACaatgccgccgccggcggtgcCGGCACCGCTGCGCCGTCCCCGGCGGTGAACCCGTTCACGGCGAAGGCGGCCTTCATCCGGTACTGGAACCGCAAGGTGCCCAACAACCGCCCGCACCCGGCCTTCTTCGTCGCCAAGCTCTCCCCGCTCCCGGCCGCCGACACCGCCTCCTTCCCCTCCGCTCTGCCCGACATCCGCGCCCGCCTCCCCGCGCTCTGCTCCAGGGCCGGCCTCCTCTGCGCCGGCccggccgccgacgccgccgcggcgtcgcTCGCCAAGGCCGCCGGCCCGTTCAAGGGCTACAGCAACGCCAACTTCTCCAACTacggcaccggcggcgaccaGGGGGCCGACTCCTTCCGGAACTACTCCCCAGACCTCAACATCGCCGCCGACTCCTTCCGCCGCTACGGCCGCGACTCCTCGGGCCGCGCCGACCGCTTCGAGTCCTACGAGGCCGACGGCAACGTCGTCACCGCCAACTTCACCTCCTACGCCGGCGGCGCCACGGGCGGCTCCGGCTCCTTCGCCGCCTACGCCGCCGGGACCAACGTCCCGGACTCCACCTTCACCAACTACGACGTCCAGGCCAACGGCCGCGCCCGCGGCTTCGCGTCCTACTCCCAGGAGGCCAACCACGGGGAGAGCGGCTTCTCCGGCTACGGCAGGAGCGGCAACGGAGTGCGGGAGACCTTCGCGTCCTACGGCAACGAGTCCAACGTCCTGGCCTCCGCCTTCGCCAACTACGGCCAGTCCGCCAACGGCGCCACCGACACCTTCACGGGCTACGGTGTCGAGGGGAACGTCCCCGAGAACACGTTCCGGAGCTACGGCGCCGGCGGCAACGCCGGCGTCGACACCTTCAAGAGGTACCGCGACGACGCCAACGTCGGCGACGACAGGTTCTCCTCCTATGCCAAGGGCGCAAACGGCGGCGCCGCCGAGTTCCAGAGCTACGGCAACTCGGCCAACCCCGGCAGCATCGCCTTCAAGGGCTACGGCGAGGGCACCAATCCCAACCACCACATTGGCTTCAAGGAGTACGCCGGCGAGAACAACACCTTCAAGGGCTACGCCAGCACCGGGGTCGACTTCAAGGAGTACCACAACACCTCCGCCTCCACGCTGACGGTgtcggcggaggcggcggcgtcgaTGCGTC
The Panicum hallii strain FIL2 chromosome 6, PHallii_v3.1, whole genome shotgun sequence genome window above contains:
- the LOC112897334 gene encoding BURP domain-containing protein 12, with protein sequence MAPPPPRAALLLLLLLLPHNAAAGGAGTAAPSPAVNPFTAKAAFIRYWNRKVPNNRPHPAFFVAKLSPLPAADTASFPSALPDIRARLPALCSRAGLLCAGPAADAAAASLAKAAGPFKGYSNANFSNYGTGGDQGADSFRNYSPDLNIAADSFRRYGRDSSGRADRFESYEADGNVVTANFTSYAGGATGGSGSFAAYAAGTNVPDSTFTNYDVQANGRARGFASYSQEANHGESGFSGYGRSGNGVRETFASYGNESNVLASAFANYGQSANGATDTFTGYGVEGNVPENTFRSYGAGGNAGVDTFKRYRDDANVGDDRFSSYAKGANGGAAEFQSYGNSANPGSIAFKGYGEGTNPNHHIGFKEYAGENNTFKGYASTGVDFKEYHNTSASTLTVSAEAAASMRHQHLKWSPEPGKFFRERELVAGNRMPMPDIRDKMPPRAFLPRDIAARIPFEPNAVSEVFGLPLDTAMGKAVASTVAECQRAPSRGETKRCATSAEDIVDFAVEMLGSDVVVRSTASAAGSGGDIRLGAVTGVDGGRVTRSVSCHQSLFPYLVYYCHSVPKVRVYEADIAAADGEKINRGVAICHLDTSDWSPAHGAFATLGGRPGEVEVCHWIFEGDMTWTVAD